In the genome of Muntiacus reevesi chromosome 5, mMunRee1.1, whole genome shotgun sequence, one region contains:
- the LOC136169304 gene encoding mas-related G-protein coupled receptor member B2-like: protein MDDYCEMNHSSIDAAELAEGSQDVEHVALRSLTVVVSLCGLAGNGIVIWFVRLSHKKTSFLIYSLNLAIADFMNLGFQILFSVRQILKPFLHRCFGLHALFMVLRWFFYLTGLSIMTAISFQRCLSVLFPIWYRCHCPKHLSAIVTTLLWIMTFLLNMLRGYACGQLFTKEKKFCDGFNTATAVSVFLQFAILGTSSLLLLHRVQASSQKHQPRKFYLVLLLSFLGFLFGLPLSIIRFYTTEKKNHIFNDICVLLCCINSTANPAVYFFIGGLQRERPMESLKAVLQRALGEETEDAEDQKVIPAGKVDSVGL, encoded by the coding sequence ATGGACGATTACTGCGAGATGAATCACTCCAGCATTGACGCTGCGGAGCTGGCTGAAGGATCCCAAGATGTTGAGCATGTGGCCCTCCGGTCCCTCACCGTGGTTGTGTCCCTTTGTGGACTGGCGGGAAATGGAATCGTGATCTGGTTTGTCCGTCTGTCTCACAAGAAGACCTCCTTCCTCATCTACAGCCTCAACCTGGCCATCGCAGATTTCATGAATCTCGGCTTCCAGATTCTGTTCTCTGTCCGCCAAATCCTGAAGCCGTTCCTCCACCGCTGCTTTGGTCTCCATGCCCTCTTTATGGTCCTGAGGTGGTTCTTCTACCTCACTGGCCTGAGCATCATGACCGCCATCAGCTTCCAGCGCTGTCTGTCCGTCCTGTTCCCTATCTGGTATCGGTGTCATTGCCCCAAGCACCTGTCAGCCATCGTGACCACCCTCCTTTGGATTATGACCTTTTTGTTAAACATGCTGAGAGGTTATGCCTGCGGTCAGTTATTCACCAAAGAAAAAAAGTTCTGTGATGGATTTAATACTGCCACTGCTGTGTCGGTCTTCCTCCAGTTCGCCATCCTGGGCACGTCCAGTCTGCTGTTGCTCCACCGAGTCCAGGCCAGCTCCCAGAAGCATCAGCCCAGAAAGTTCTACCTGGTCCTCCTGCTCTCGTTCCTGGGCTTCCTCTTCGGCCTGCCCCTCAGTATCATCCGGTTCTAtacaactgagaaaaaaaatcacatcttcaATGACATCTGTGTCCTCTTGTGCTGCATCAACAGCACGGCCAACCCTGCCGTTTACTTCTTCATTGGGGGCCTTCAGAGGGAACGGCCCATGGAGAGCCTCAAGGCAGTCCTTCAGAGAGCCCTGggtgaggagacagaggatgCCGAGGACCAGAAAGTGATTCCAGCGGGCAAGGTGGACAGCGTGGGCCTCTGA